Sequence from the Bacillota bacterium genome:
CAGCGTCTGGCCGGGGGTCGTCCTCCGAGGCGACCACGAGTCGATCACCATCGGCCGGGGGACCAACATCCAGGACAACACGGTCGTCCACCCGGACCCCGGAGAGCCGGTGCGCATCGGCGACCACGTCACCATCGGCCACGGCGCCGTCATCCACGCCTGCACCATCGGCCACGATGTGCTCATCGGGATCGGTGCGGTGATCCTGAACCGGGCGGTGATCGGGGACGGCTCGGTGGTCGGAGCCGGGGCCGTCGTCGCCG
This genomic interval carries:
- a CDS encoding gamma carbonic anhydrase family protein → MEREDQPADGRFEPFEGHRPSVESPSYVAPTARLIGRVRAGQHTSVWPGVVLRGDHESITIGRGTNIQDNTVVHPDPGEPVRIGDHVTIGHGAVIHACTIGHDVLIGIGAVILNRAVIGDGSVVGAGAVVA